The following proteins come from a genomic window of Diorhabda carinulata isolate Delta chromosome X, icDioCari1.1, whole genome shotgun sequence:
- the LOC130900408 gene encoding DNA-directed RNA polymerase, mitochondrial translates to MHRLIKGPGSNFYKYSRESFSTHNNNGKSCLLCKINDICRGSFIYNSTVAHPSLKYKKPRKRCKKEYAELLVVSENSLCQRRANIKKLTFSDLELLASTNLNLSELYKLKEISENSVVTTVNEYTYNNLNIIENFPSSNISSSDITSSSNKIEKTVVLEVPKEIIFNTPTYMNILRDKLRNESGIEHNTELNNSKVSFFLPTNELITEVNGVEPSEEHEADLDSIKVVNTFQPEVIDEQISEVDEIKDPPDKPIVKASIDRKRRKEIITKTIAAYIEVCSSLKNPQRGLNALQFHRFQAKRMGRKQYVPIQSKNVYNVLLKGFADKGDLPKVREVLAIMQEDHIDRNIQTYVAIFQCLGRDNVNNYLEEIKKFAEEAQTQGITFDMIMNKGIFLNKERELVLNAIRCFTPNYEPQYQEPQVTYNNHLVNGLNHSDQQKPFVLTSDSSKGLFKEASLMECVEKQIEMEKYGYVTISSIEKKGPVTEEIQRNRNSLEEHYKMWENEALKAFNRDLATLTAQRSAINMEPYIRSIPAKDCIAIIVEEAKKMAQGSETYSPTVNMLYKELGSKVYARYKILSKQKKGVLDKVTDIHKTYCNHYSKTHKPLNVLPVEEVTVNSRQTWQWIDHSLKKQGATLETNHQEWVPTILTFIGKFLYHIVMYDLKVDVNVLKNSKHKNYLPAFYTIFRTQGRIIKEEVKPHPILCKLYRQSHPETLTFPTNEVPMVCPPIPWISTEIGGYLISPCDVIRLPTQATSQRDKLKEVGEQQLYPSLDALNQLASVPWKVNQKVLDVILEVFNNGGSSTLDVPEPSWSLTPPPFPSADTDKSERYQLFRQRMQYRRKKAEMYSLWCDCLYRLSLANHFRDTIFWLPHNMDFRGRVYPVPPHLNHLGSDLARSMLVFAEPRPLGPHGLNWLKIHLINLTGLKKNESVNERLRYANEIIDKILDSAEKPLTGNRWWAESDEPWQTLACCMEIAKVLRSPNPEQFLSHFPIHQDGSCNGLQHYAALGRDSGGAFSVNLAPSEKPQDVYSAVVTLVEQQRAKDAANGIEIAKVLEGFIKRKVIKQTIMTTVYGVTRFGARLQIARQLKDIDEFPKESVWAASSYLTSRTFESLRTMFTSTREIQDWFTECARLISSVGSQHVEWITPLGLPIVQPYFKYRKAPSGPTYESYIMDKYEKPNVMKQKNAFPPNFIHSLDSSHMMLTSLNCERAGITFVSVHDCYWTHPSTVHIMNKICREQFVALHSEPILEDLSKFLWNKFSYDQSEFSGDGSVGDLTKMKLNRILRHLPKRGDFDINQVLKSIYFFS, encoded by the exons atgcaTAGATTAATCAAAGGTCCAGGatcgaatttttataaatattctcgAGAATCATTCAGCACACATAATAATAACGGAAAAAGTTGCCTCTTatgtaaaataaatgatatttgtagAG gctcatttatttataattcgaCTGTAGCTCATCCAAGTTTAAAGTATAAGAAACCCAGAAAAAGATGTAAAAAGGAATATGCCGAATTGTTAGTTG TTTCAGAAAATTCGTTATGTCAACGCAGagcgaatataaaaaaactcactTTTAGCGATTTGGAATTACTAGCTAgtacaaatttgaatttgagtGAACTATATAAACTTAAAGAAATTTCTGAGAATTCTGTGGTAACTACAGTAAATGAGTatacttacaataatttaaatatcattgaaaattttccatcatcTAATATAAGCTCTTCAGATATCACTTCAAGttccaataaaattgaaaaaacagttGTTTTGGAAGTACCcaaagaaatcatttttaatactcctacttatatgaatattttaagaGATAAGCTAAGAAATGAATCAGGAATTGAACATAATACTGAGCTAAATAATTCCAAAGTATCATTCTTTTTACCTACTAATGAATTGATAACTGAAGTTAATGGAGTTGAACCCAGTGAAGAGCACGAGGCAGATCTTGACAG tatCAAAGTAGTAAATACATTTCAGCCAGAAGTAATAGATGAGCAAATATCAGAAGTTGACGAAATTAAAGATCCACCAGACAAACCCATTGTAAAGGCTAGTATAGACCGTAAACgtagaaaagaaattataacaaaaacaattgcTGCATATATAGAAGTATGTTCCAGTTTAAAAAATCCTCAAAGAGGATTGAATGCTTTACAGTTTCATAGATTTCAAGCTAAAAGAATGGGGAGGAAGCAATATGTTCCAATACaaagtaaaaatgtttataatgtcCTTCTGAAAGGATTTGCTGATAAGGGTGATTTACCAAAAGTTCGAGAAGTACTGGCTATCATGCAAGAAGATCATATTGACAGAAATATTCAAACTTATGTAGCAATATTCCAATGTTTAGGAAGAGACAATGTCAACAATTATTTGGaggagataaaaaaatttgcagAAGAAGCTCAAACCCAAGGAATTACATTTGATATGATAATGAATaaaggaatttttttaaataaagaaaggGAACTTGTTTTGAATGCAATCCGTTGCTTCACACCAAACTATGAACCTCAATATCAGGAACCTCAAGTAACCTATAATAACCACTTAGTAAATGGGTTAAATCATTCTGATCAACAAAAACCATTTGTGTTAACCAGTGATTCTAGCAAGGGGTTGTTTAAAGAGGCTTCACTTATGGAATGTgtagaaaaacaaattgaaatggaaaaatatggaTATGTAACA aTTAgcagtattgaaaaaaaaggaCCAGTAACAGAAGAAATACAGAGAAATCGTAATTCTTTAGAAGAACATTATAAAATGTGGGAAAATGAAGCATTAAAAGCGTTCAATAGAGATTTAGCTACTTTAACTGCACAAAGAAGTGCCATAAACATGGAACCATATATAAGATCTATTCCAGCGAAGGATTGTATAGCAATAATTGTTGAAGAAGCTAAAAAGATGGCTCAAGGATCAGAAACATACAGTCCTACAGTTAATATGTTGTATAAAGAATTGGGTAGTAAAGTATATGCTCGTTATAAGATCctttctaaacaaaaaaagggAGTATTAGATAAAGTGACTGATATCCACAAAACCTATTGCAATCATTATTCTAAGACACATAAACCtttaaatgtgttgcctgttGAAGAAGTAACTGTAAACTCTAGGCAAACATGGCAATGGATTGATCatagtttgaaaaaacaagGTGCAACACTTGAAACAAATCATCAAGAATGGGTACCTACAATTTTAACTTTCATAGgaaaatttttgtatcataTTGTTATGTATGACCTCAAAGTTGATGTAAACGTTCTAAAGAACtctaaacataaaaattatttaccagCATTTTATACTATATTTAGAACTCAAGGTAGGATTATCAAAGAAGAAGTGAAACCTCACCCTATTCTGTGTAAGCTTTATCGACAGTCCCATCCTGAAACTTTGACGTTTCCAACTAATGAAGTGCCAATGGTTTGTCCACCAATTCCATGGATCTCGACAGAGATAG GAGGGTATCTGATATCTCCTTGCGATGTTATTAGATTACCTACACAGGCTACTAGTCAGAGAGATAAACTTAAAGAAGTTGGAGAACAGCAACTATATCCTAGTTTAGATGCTCTTAATCAACTGGCTTCTGTACCCTGGAAAGTTAATCAAAAAGTTTTAGATGTGATATTAGAG GTATTTAATAATGGAGGATCATCGACTTTAGATGTCCCTGAACCCTCTTGGTCACTTACACCACCACCATTTCCCAGTGCAGATACTGACAAATCTGAAAGATATCAGCTATTCAGACAAAGAATGCAATATAGAAGAAAGAAGGCTGAAATGTATTCATTGTGGTGTGATTGTTTATATCGTCTCTCTTTGGCCAATCAT ttccGCGATACCATCTTTTGGCTACCTCATAACATGGATTTCAGAGGTAGAGTCTATCCAGTTCCACCACACTTGAATCATTTAGGTTCTGACTTGGCTAGGTCTATGCTTGTTTTTGCTGAACCACGGCCACTTGGACCTCATGGTTTGAATTGGTTGAAGATTCACCTTATCAATTTGACTGGGTTAAAGAAAAATGAGTCAGTAAATGAAAG GTTGAGATATGccaatgaaataattgataaaatattggaTTCTGCCGAAAAACCATTAACTGGTAACAGATGGTGGGCCGAATCGGATGAACCTTGGCAAACACTTGCTTGTTGTATGGAAATTGCCAAAGTCTTACGATCTCCTAACCCAGAGCAATTCTTGAGCCATTTTCCAATTCATCAAGACGGAAGCTGTAATGGTTTGCAGCATTATGCAGCTTTGGGACGAGATAGCGGTGGAGCTTTTAGTGTCAATTTAGCTCCATCTGAGAAACCACAAGATGTATATAGTGCAGTTGTGACTTTAGTAGAGCAGCAAAGGGCTAAAGATGCAGCAAATGGAATTGAG ATTGCTAAAGTTCTAGAAGGTTTTATCAAAAGGAAAGTGATAAAACAAACTATTATGACGACAGTATATGGTGTGACTCGATTTGGAGCTAGATTGCAAATTGCTCGACAACTTAAAGATATTGATGAATTCCCGAAGGAGTCTGTTTGGGCAGCATCTTCATATCTTACTA GTAGAACTTTTGAATCGTTGCGAACAATGTTCACATCAACAAGAGAAATTCAAGACTGGTTCACCGAATGTGCAAGGTTAATATCATCTGTTGGATCTCAGCATGTGGAATGGATAACACCTTTAGGTTTACCGATTGTTCAACCATACTTTAAGTATAGAAAAGCACCATCAGGACCCACTTATGAATCTTACATTATGGATAAATATGA aaaACCAAATgtgatgaaacaaaaaaacgCATTCCCAccaaattttattcattcattggATTCTAGTCATATGATGTTAACATCTCTTAACTGTGAAAGAGCTGGCATCACATTTGTTTCCGTTCACGACTGTTATTGGACTCATCCATCTACTGTACACATCATGAACAAG ATATGTAGGGAACAATTTGTCGCTTTACATTCTGAACCCATATTAGAAGATCTATCCAAATTTTTATGGAACAAGTTTAGCTATGATCAAAG CGAATTTAGTGGAGACGGATCCGTAGGAGACTTGACGAAAATGAAGTTGAATCGTATTTTAAGACATCTCCCAAAAAGAGGCGACTTTGACATAAACCAAGTATTGAAATCCATTTACTTCTTTAgttaa
- the LOC130900419 gene encoding phosphoribosyl pyrophosphate synthase-associated protein 2, whose translation MDAPKTSDIVLLSGNSHPELANLIHKRLGVKSSGCAVYHKSNRESMVQINDSIRGKEVYIIQTGAKDVNNNIMELLIMAYACKTSSAKSIVGVIPYLPYSKQCKMRKRGSIVTKLLAQMMCNSGLTHIITMDLHQKEIQGFFDCPVDNLRASPFLLQYIQESIPDYRNSVIVARNPAATNKATSYAERLRLGIAVIHGEQKQSDSDEIDGRYSPPTLPRSRTMDAGVGVPVHIAKEKPPINVVGDVGGRIAIMVDDLIDDVQSFVAAAEVLKERGAYKIYVMATHGLLSSDAPRLIDDSPIDEVVVTNTIPHELQKMQCHKIKTVDISILLSEAIRRIHNKESMSYLFKNVTLED comes from the exons ATGGATGCACCTAAGACTTCTGATATTGTACTCTTATCAGGAAACTCTCATCCAGAATTAGCAAATTTAATTCACAAGAGACTAGGAGTAAAATCAAGCGGATGTGCTGTTTATCATAAATCAAATCGCGAATCGATGGTCCAAATTAACGATTCTATTAGAGGGAAGGAAGTCTACATTATCCAAACTGGTGCAAA GGATGTTAACAATAATATTATGGAACTATTGATAATGGCTTATGCTTGTAAAACTTCATCAGCAAAATCCATTGTTGGTGTTATACCTTATCTTCCTTATAGCAAGCAATGCAAAATGCGTAAACGAGGCAGCATTGTCACAAAACTATTAGCACAAATGATGTGCAATTCAGGATTAACGCATATCATAACAATGGACCTGCACCAAAAAGAAATACAAGGATTTTTTGATTGCCCTGTTGACAATTTAAGAGCTAGCCCTTTCCTCCttcaatatattcaagaaaGT ATTCCAGATTATCGTAATTCAGTAATAGTTGCAAGAAATCCTGCAGCAACAAACAAAGCTACTTCTTATGCAGAACGTCTTCGACTTGGTATTGCAGTTATTCATGGAGAACAAAAACAGTCTGATTCAGATGAGATAGATGGAAGATATTCCCCTCCAACCTTACCTAGATCACGTACCATGGATGCAGGTGTTGGTGTACCTGTACATATTGCTAAGGAAAAACCTCCAATTAATGTAGTTGGAGATGTGGGTGGACGCATTGCTATCATGGTG GATGATTTAATAGATGATGTCCAGTCTTTCGTCGCAGCTGCTGAAGTCCTAAAAGAACGTGGAGCTTATAAAATTTACGTTATGGCTACACATGGATTACTTTCATCTGATGCTCCTCGTTTAATTGATGATTCACCTATAGATGAA gtGGTGGTCACCAATACCATACCGCATGAACTTCAAAAAATGCAGTGCCACAAGATAAAAACAGTGGATATCTCGATTTTACTATCAGAAGCTATTAGACGAATTCACAATAAAGAATCCAtgtcatatttattcaaaaacgtCACTCTTGAAGACTAA